Proteins encoded by one window of Pecten maximus chromosome 15, xPecMax1.1, whole genome shotgun sequence:
- the LOC117343726 gene encoding uncharacterized protein LOC117343726 isoform X2: MNHAQEMFSALIKPFTGRSNNAGRRETINPPERGLTQDSEQDGFLVVGQSRSERTTNQNIADVSDNLPSYTQYCRSLSTSSSMSMETSQYTNYQNTASTDYMEDQYDTHGHKTAVSDVPFVLNPQIQTVVDIIHGRTPSLDHHQINLSQYTYDFSLENSTVNEAERF; this comes from the exons ATGAATCATGCTCAGGAAATGTTTTCTGCTCTTATCAAACCATTCACTGGAAGGTCAAACAACGCAGGAAGACGCGAGACAATAAACCCTCCCGAAAGGGGACTGACACAAGACAGCGAACAAGACGGTTTTCTAGTGGTTGGACAGAGCCGCAGTGAGAGGACAACA AATCAAAATATTGCAGATGTCAGTGACAATCTTCCGTCCTATACCCAGTACTGTCGATCTTTGTCTACCTCATCAAGCATGAGTATGGAAACGTCCCAGTATACAAACTATCAGAATACTGCATCAACTGATTACATGGAAGATCAGTATGACACACATGGACATAAGACCGCCGTTTCAGATGTCCCGTTCGTATTGAATCCTCAAATCCAAACTGTGGTTGACATTATACATGGTCGTACACCTTCCTTAGACCACCATCAGATTAACCTTTCCCAGTACACATATGACTTCAGTC
- the LOC117343728 gene encoding GATOR complex protein MIOS-like isoform X2, translating into MSTGTKILWSPTQKDQYLTYGSIVNLYKVIRCSDSDAFKGIQATRLSDDTYGIHLAVNSGIQYLKTVAWYPGKDEQGNLIAVGQPNGKIILTSFGQPGGSDLVGKEFSPKHTRSCVYLAWNPEETNLIAEGLEKYRSDPCILIWDIHSKPGNELTSTLERQRYSSSISESSVITKPITELGPGDTTGSLAWFHKDTKTFAAGMGSKYIKIFDLRETSRQHLTTNTKSVYGICMDPKNDYRLASYHENQVSVWDIRNFDKPIMTFPETKPVVQIGWCPTRMGFLAVLVKETSAVKLYDIRHIPMGADDLDPAIIERNVQCYANQCMAFSWHPTDENRMLTVSQTGAVKDITVHERIPVMWSSQFHLSWACGKRMVDVVSPKNSQTIDISQRIRQRITKGYGTQTVNVEHNAHVVIEEQHLRGMWRWLSVTRQLVDENRQTQTKINISRCTGIKSLLQQETDTSNNASYWPWQEVDGNVLSNLKTMRIYSSEERRRALQLCGWRNKEMVDVFLEELETKTEYTKAAAIALFNLKMGKSIQILSKTATKQGYENLSAVAMAIAGYTEEQQTMWRRTCGSLLQTVHDPYLRAMFCFLASDKENYDEILNDHECMTVADRLAFACMYLSDQKLKEYVDSLSSIMKDEGCLDGLLLTGLTLEGVELLQNYVDRTGDVQTAALAAVFTFPCEMSHNDKVITWIERSVQGHHMD; encoded by the exons ATGTCAACTGGGACAAAGATCCTGTGGTCACCCACGCAAAAAGACCAGTATCTCACCTACGGGTCGATAGTCAATCTGTACAAGGTCATCCGATGCAGTGATAGTGATGCTTTCAAAGGAATTCAAG CAACAAGATTATCTGATGATACTTATGGTATCCATTTGGCTGTTAATTCTGGGATACAATATCTGAAG ACTGTTGCCTGGTACCCTGGCAAAGACGAACAGGGCAATCTTATAGCTGTAGGACAGCCTAATGGCAAAATAATCCTCACCAG TTTTGGACAGCCTGGTGGCAGTGATTTGGTGGGAAAGGAATTCA GTCCTAAACACACCAGATCATGTGTTTACTTGGCATGGAATCCAGAGGAAACCAATTTG ATAGCTGAAGGTTTAGAGAAGTACCGAAGTGACCCCTGTATCCTGATATGGGATATCCACTCCAAGCCAGGCAATGAGCTCACTTCAACGCTGGAGAGACAACGCTACAGCTCCTCCATTAGTGAATCCAGTGTGATCACTAAACCTATAACAGAACTAG gtCCGGGTGACACCACTGGATCCCTCGCCTGGTTCCACAAGGACACCAAAACATTTGCAGCAGGAATGGGCTCAAAGTACATCAAGATCTTTGACTTAAGAG agaCGAGTAGACAACACCTGACCACGAACACAAAGAGTGTGTACGGAATCTGTATGGACCCCAAGAACGATTATAGATTAGCATCCTACCACGAG AATCAAGTTTCAGTCTGGGACATCAGGAACTTTGATAAACCT aTAATGACATTTCCTGAAACAAAGCCTGTAGTTCAAATTGGTTGGTGTCCAACCAG AATGGGATTTTTAGCTGTGTTGGTGAAGGAAACTTCTGCTGTAAAGCTATATGATATCCGTCACATACCAATGG GTGCTGATGATTTGGACCCTGCCATCATAGAGAGGAATGTCCAGT GTTATGCTAACCAATGCATGGCTTTTTCCTGGCACCCTACGGATGAAAACCGCATGCTGACAGTGTCACAGACCGGAGCAGTCAAGGACATAACCGTACACGAGAGAATTCCTGTG ATGTGGTCATCACAGTTTCACCTGTCCTGGGCCTGTGGTAAAAGAATGGTTGATGTTGTGTCCCCAAAAAACAGCCAGACTATTGATATATCACAGAGGATTCGACAGCGCATTACCAAGGGATACggtacacag ACAGTAAATGTGGAGCATAATGCCCATGTAGTCATCGAAGAACAACACCTACGAGGGATGTGGCGATGGCTGTCTG TAACCAGACAGTTAGTGGATGAGAACAGACAAACACAAACTAAGATAAATATATCCCGATGTACGGGAATCAAAAGTCTCCTACAACAGGAGACTGACACCAGTAACAATGCGAGTTACTGGCCGTGGCAGGAAGTCGACGGTAATGTACTGAGTAACCTGAAGACAATGAGGATTTACTCCAGCGAGGAAAG GAGGAGAGCTCTACAGTTGTGTGGGTGGAGAAACAAGGAGATGGTGGATGTGTTCCTGGAGGA ACTTGAGACAAAAACGGAATACACCAAGGCTGCTGCTATAGCTTTGTTTAACCTGAAGATGGGCAAGTCTATACAGATCTTGAGTAAGACGGCCACAAAGCAAG GTTATGAAAACCTAAGTGCGGTTGCCATGGCGATAGCTGGGTACACAGAGGAACAACAGACGATGTGGCGTCGTACCTGTGGATCTCTACTCCAGACTGTCCACGATCCCTACCTCCGGGCCATGTTTTGCTTCCTTGCGAGTGATAAGGAAAACTATGATGAAATTCTG AATGACCATGAATGTATGACAGTGGCTGATCGACTGGCATTTGCTTGTATGTACCTATCGGACCAAAAG TTAAAGGAGTATGTTGACAGTCTGAGCAGTATTATGAAGGACGAGGGATGTTTGGATGGCTTACTTCTCACAG GACTGACATTGGAGGGAGTGGAACTACTACAGAACTATGTCGATAGGACAGGTGACGTCCAGACTGCCGCCCTCGCCGCTGTCTTCACATTTCCTTGTGAGATGTCACACAATGACAAGGTCATCACATGGATTGAAAGGTCAGTACAAGGTCATCACATGGATTGA
- the LOC117343728 gene encoding GATOR complex protein MIOS-A-like isoform X1, translated as MSTGTKILWSPTQKDQYLTYGSIVNLYKVIRCSDSDAFKGIQATRLSDDTYGIHLAVNSGIQYLKTVAWYPGKDEQGNLIAVGQPNGKIILTSFGQPGGSDLVGKEFSPKHTRSCVYLAWNPEETNLIAEGLEKYRSDPCILIWDIHSKPGNELTSTLERQRYSSSISESSVITKPITELGPGDTTGSLAWFHKDTKTFAAGMGSKYIKIFDLRETSRQHLTTNTKSVYGICMDPKNDYRLASYHENQVSVWDIRNFDKPIMTFPETKPVVQIGWCPTRMGFLAVLVKETSAVKLYDIRHIPMGADDLDPAIIERNVQCYANQCMAFSWHPTDENRMLTVSQTGAVKDITVHERIPVMWSSQFHLSWACGKRMVDVVSPKNSQTIDISQRIRQRITKGYGTQTVNVEHNAHVVIEEQHLRGMWRWLSVTRQLVDENRQTQTKINISRCTGIKSLLQQETDTSNNASYWPWQEVDGNVLSNLKTMRIYSSEERRRALQLCGWRNKEMVDVFLEELETKTEYTKAAAIALFNLKMGKSIQILSKTATKQGYENLSAVAMAIAGYTEEQQTMWRRTCGSLLQTVHDPYLRAMFCFLASDKENYDEILNDHECMTVADRLAFACMYLSDQKLKEYVDSLSSIMKDEGCLDGLLLTGLTLEGVELLQNYVDRTGDVQTAALAAVFTFPCEMSHNDKVITWIESYRELLDRWKLWHERAEFDIIRHSSDSHSSMRHNRPQAYVSCNFCGKSIACNTQAPFRLMSRSMMSMSANKPKISCCPGCRKPLPRCAVCLTNLGTPSGSTLCQQIEHKDLENKLTPLDDWFTWCQTCRHGGHASHITSWFKDHPQCPVTGCDCKCATLDPIGRLKATSPIVPAGKA; from the exons ATGTCAACTGGGACAAAGATCCTGTGGTCACCCACGCAAAAAGACCAGTATCTCACCTACGGGTCGATAGTCAATCTGTACAAGGTCATCCGATGCAGTGATAGTGATGCTTTCAAAGGAATTCAAG CAACAAGATTATCTGATGATACTTATGGTATCCATTTGGCTGTTAATTCTGGGATACAATATCTGAAG ACTGTTGCCTGGTACCCTGGCAAAGACGAACAGGGCAATCTTATAGCTGTAGGACAGCCTAATGGCAAAATAATCCTCACCAG TTTTGGACAGCCTGGTGGCAGTGATTTGGTGGGAAAGGAATTCA GTCCTAAACACACCAGATCATGTGTTTACTTGGCATGGAATCCAGAGGAAACCAATTTG ATAGCTGAAGGTTTAGAGAAGTACCGAAGTGACCCCTGTATCCTGATATGGGATATCCACTCCAAGCCAGGCAATGAGCTCACTTCAACGCTGGAGAGACAACGCTACAGCTCCTCCATTAGTGAATCCAGTGTGATCACTAAACCTATAACAGAACTAG gtCCGGGTGACACCACTGGATCCCTCGCCTGGTTCCACAAGGACACCAAAACATTTGCAGCAGGAATGGGCTCAAAGTACATCAAGATCTTTGACTTAAGAG agaCGAGTAGACAACACCTGACCACGAACACAAAGAGTGTGTACGGAATCTGTATGGACCCCAAGAACGATTATAGATTAGCATCCTACCACGAG AATCAAGTTTCAGTCTGGGACATCAGGAACTTTGATAAACCT aTAATGACATTTCCTGAAACAAAGCCTGTAGTTCAAATTGGTTGGTGTCCAACCAG AATGGGATTTTTAGCTGTGTTGGTGAAGGAAACTTCTGCTGTAAAGCTATATGATATCCGTCACATACCAATGG GTGCTGATGATTTGGACCCTGCCATCATAGAGAGGAATGTCCAGT GTTATGCTAACCAATGCATGGCTTTTTCCTGGCACCCTACGGATGAAAACCGCATGCTGACAGTGTCACAGACCGGAGCAGTCAAGGACATAACCGTACACGAGAGAATTCCTGTG ATGTGGTCATCACAGTTTCACCTGTCCTGGGCCTGTGGTAAAAGAATGGTTGATGTTGTGTCCCCAAAAAACAGCCAGACTATTGATATATCACAGAGGATTCGACAGCGCATTACCAAGGGATACggtacacag ACAGTAAATGTGGAGCATAATGCCCATGTAGTCATCGAAGAACAACACCTACGAGGGATGTGGCGATGGCTGTCTG TAACCAGACAGTTAGTGGATGAGAACAGACAAACACAAACTAAGATAAATATATCCCGATGTACGGGAATCAAAAGTCTCCTACAACAGGAGACTGACACCAGTAACAATGCGAGTTACTGGCCGTGGCAGGAAGTCGACGGTAATGTACTGAGTAACCTGAAGACAATGAGGATTTACTCCAGCGAGGAAAG GAGGAGAGCTCTACAGTTGTGTGGGTGGAGAAACAAGGAGATGGTGGATGTGTTCCTGGAGGA ACTTGAGACAAAAACGGAATACACCAAGGCTGCTGCTATAGCTTTGTTTAACCTGAAGATGGGCAAGTCTATACAGATCTTGAGTAAGACGGCCACAAAGCAAG GTTATGAAAACCTAAGTGCGGTTGCCATGGCGATAGCTGGGTACACAGAGGAACAACAGACGATGTGGCGTCGTACCTGTGGATCTCTACTCCAGACTGTCCACGATCCCTACCTCCGGGCCATGTTTTGCTTCCTTGCGAGTGATAAGGAAAACTATGATGAAATTCTG AATGACCATGAATGTATGACAGTGGCTGATCGACTGGCATTTGCTTGTATGTACCTATCGGACCAAAAG TTAAAGGAGTATGTTGACAGTCTGAGCAGTATTATGAAGGACGAGGGATGTTTGGATGGCTTACTTCTCACAG GACTGACATTGGAGGGAGTGGAACTACTACAGAACTATGTCGATAGGACAGGTGACGTCCAGACTGCCGCCCTCGCCGCTGTCTTCACATTTCCTTGTGAGATGTCACACAATGACAAGGTCATCACATGGATTGAAAG TTATAGAGAACTGCTGGATAGATGGAAACTCTGGCACGAAAG AGCAGAATTTGATATCATCCGCCACTCCAGCGACAGTCACAGTTCCATGCGACACAATCGACCCCAGGCGTATGTAAGCTGTAACTTCTGTGGGAAGTCCATAGCCTGTAATACTCAGGCTCCATTCCGACTCATGTCCCGCTCCATGATGTCCATGTCAGCCAACAAACCAAAG ATAAGTTGCTGTCCAGGCTGTAGGAAACCACTACCCAGATGTGCTGTGTGCCTGACCAACCTAGGGACTCCCTCAGGGTCAACACTTTGTCAACAGATCGAACATAAAG atTTGGAGAACAAGTTGACTCCATTAGACGACTGGTTTACATGGTGTCAGACTTGTCGCCATGGCGGCCATGCTTCACACATCACCTCTTGGTTCAAAGATCACCCACAATGCCCTGTAACAGGATGTGACTGTAAATGTGCAACCTTGGACCCTATTGGACGACTGAAAGCTACTTCACCAATAGTGCCTGCTGGGAAGGCCTGA
- the LOC117343727 gene encoding uncharacterized protein LOC117343727: MDKPRVNGSMLPSYQGRAVCVLGMAKDVDQNGQAFTLTTSDGQDIRISMQEPLSEYVAGLTEVEGQVQSNNAIACQNYITFPQDTSEAFDMKMYNDAVELSARFSNHYIVGVQG, translated from the exons ATGGATAAGCCTCGTGTAAATGGCTCGATGTTGCCATCGTACCAAGGAAGGGCTGTGTGCGTATTGGGAATGGCCAAGGAT GTTGATCAGAATGGTCAGGCATTCACACTGACAACAAGTGATGGTCAAGATATACGAATCAGCATGCAGGAACCG TTGAGTGAATATGTTGCTGGGCTTACAGAAGTAGAAGGCCAAGTTCAGTCAAACAATGCCATTGCCTGTCAGAACTACATCACTTTCCCACAGGACACTTCGGAAGCATTTG aTATGAAAATGTATAATGATGCTGTTGAACTTTCTGCCAGATTTTCCAATCATTACATCGTGGGAGTACAGGGATAA
- the LOC117343726 gene encoding uncharacterized protein LOC117343726 isoform X1, translating into MNHAQEMFSALIKPFTGRSNNAGRRETINPPERGLTQDSEQDGFLVVGQSRSERTTVRTCDFIGNVNSPPDYQSVTQNQNIADVSDNLPSYTQYCRSLSTSSSMSMETSQYTNYQNTASTDYMEDQYDTHGHKTAVSDVPFVLNPQIQTVVDIIHGRTPSLDHHQINLSQYTYDFSLENSTVNEAERF; encoded by the exons ATGAATCATGCTCAGGAAATGTTTTCTGCTCTTATCAAACCATTCACTGGAAGGTCAAACAACGCAGGAAGACGCGAGACAATAAACCCTCCCGAAAGGGGACTGACACAAGACAGCGAACAAGACGGTTTTCTAGTGGTTGGACAGAGCCGCAGTGAGAGGACAACAGTAAGAACTTGTGATTTCATTGGAAATGTAAACTCTCCTCCTGATTACCAAAGTGTGACTcag AATCAAAATATTGCAGATGTCAGTGACAATCTTCCGTCCTATACCCAGTACTGTCGATCTTTGTCTACCTCATCAAGCATGAGTATGGAAACGTCCCAGTATACAAACTATCAGAATACTGCATCAACTGATTACATGGAAGATCAGTATGACACACATGGACATAAGACCGCCGTTTCAGATGTCCCGTTCGTATTGAATCCTCAAATCCAAACTGTGGTTGACATTATACATGGTCGTACACCTTCCTTAGACCACCATCAGATTAACCTTTCCCAGTACACATATGACTTCAGTC